The following coding sequences are from one Streptomyces sp. V3I7 window:
- a CDS encoding AI-2E family transporter, whose translation MSRVPGWLSRLGAGLHEIGERWEERRAEAEKELAEPGAGPEPVSRVTVPKSLPGHAPPAPAAAAPRPDPAHAVPWGVRVAAEAGWRLLVLAGTLWVLMRIISAVQLVVLAFVTALLFTALMQPTVARLRRHGVPRGPATALTAVLGFVVMGLIGWFVTWQVMENIDHLSDQVQDGIDDLRRWLLNSPFHVTPKQTNAIAKNLREAVGANTDQITSAGLEGVQVIVEALTGILLTVFSTLFLLHDGRRIWEWTLKLVPSAARPGVAGAGPRAWQTLTAYVRGTVVVALIDAIFIGLGIYFLNVPMAVPLAVFIFLFSFIPLVGAVASGALAVVVALVTQGVFTAVMTLAVVLLVQQIEGHVLQPFILGRAVRVHPLAVVLSVAAGGMVAGIGGAVVAVPLVAVTNTVVGYLRQYSLQQAVPPSARPAIEDEAVQADGGSGGAASREVQANAGGLAHQE comes from the coding sequence ATGTCGCGAGTGCCAGGGTGGCTCAGCCGGCTCGGTGCCGGACTGCACGAGATCGGTGAGCGCTGGGAAGAGCGCCGCGCCGAGGCCGAGAAGGAACTCGCCGAGCCCGGCGCCGGGCCCGAACCCGTTTCCAGGGTCACCGTGCCCAAGTCACTGCCCGGCCACGCGCCCCCGGCGCCGGCCGCTGCCGCGCCCCGTCCCGACCCCGCGCACGCCGTGCCGTGGGGTGTCCGGGTCGCGGCCGAGGCGGGATGGCGGCTGCTGGTGCTCGCCGGGACCCTCTGGGTGCTCATGCGCATCATCAGCGCCGTCCAGTTGGTGGTGCTCGCGTTCGTGACGGCGCTGCTCTTCACCGCGCTGATGCAGCCCACGGTGGCGCGACTGCGGCGCCACGGGGTGCCGCGCGGCCCGGCCACCGCGCTGACCGCGGTCCTGGGCTTCGTCGTCATGGGACTGATCGGGTGGTTCGTCACCTGGCAGGTCATGGAGAACATCGACCACCTCTCCGACCAGGTCCAGGACGGCATCGACGACCTGCGCCGCTGGCTCCTGAACAGCCCCTTCCACGTCACGCCCAAGCAGACCAACGCGATCGCCAAGAACCTGCGCGAAGCGGTCGGGGCGAACACGGACCAGATAACGTCCGCGGGCCTGGAGGGAGTTCAGGTCATCGTCGAGGCGCTCACCGGCATCCTGCTGACGGTCTTCTCGACGCTGTTCCTGCTCCACGACGGCCGGCGCATCTGGGAGTGGACGCTGAAGCTGGTGCCGTCGGCGGCCCGGCCGGGCGTGGCGGGCGCCGGTCCGCGGGCCTGGCAGACGCTGACCGCGTACGTGCGGGGGACGGTGGTGGTCGCCCTGATCGACGCCATCTTCATCGGCCTCGGCATCTACTTCCTGAACGTCCCCATGGCCGTGCCGCTGGCCGTCTTCATCTTCCTGTTCTCCTTCATCCCCCTGGTGGGCGCGGTCGCCTCGGGTGCGCTGGCCGTGGTGGTCGCGCTGGTGACGCAGGGGGTCTTCACCGCGGTGATGACGCTCGCGGTGGTGCTGCTGGTGCAGCAGATCGAGGGCCACGTCCTCCAGCCGTTCATCCTCGGCCGGGCCGTACGGGTGCACCCCCTCGCGGTGGTGCTCTCGGTCGCCGCCGGCGGCATGGTGGCCGGCATCGGCGGCGCCGTGGTGGCCGTGCCGCTGGTGGCGGTGACGAACACGGTGGTGGGGTACCTGCGCCAGTACTCGTTGCAACAGGCCGTGCCACCATCAGCCCGTCCGGCGATCGAGGACGAGGCCGTCCAGGCCGATGGGGGGTCTGGGGGCGCGGCCTCCAGGGAGGTTCAGGCGAACGCCGGAGGCCTCGCCCACCAGGAGTGA
- a CDS encoding alkyl hydroperoxide reductase, whose product MSLDSLKSRVPDYAKDLKLNLGSVIGNSDLPAQQLWGTVLATAIASRSPIVLRELEPEAKANLTPEAYDAAKAAAAIMAMNNVFYRTRHLLSDHEYGTLRAGLRMNVIGNPGVDKVDFELWSFAVSAINGCGMCLDSHEQVLRKAGLDRDVIQEAFKIASVIQAVGTTLEAEAVLSA is encoded by the coding sequence ATGTCGCTCGACTCGCTGAAGTCCCGCGTCCCGGACTACGCCAAGGACCTGAAGCTCAACCTGGGCTCGGTCATCGGCAACTCCGACCTTCCCGCGCAGCAGCTGTGGGGCACCGTGCTGGCGACCGCCATCGCCTCGCGCTCCCCCATCGTCCTGCGTGAGCTGGAGCCGGAGGCGAAGGCGAACCTGACGCCGGAGGCGTACGACGCGGCCAAGGCCGCAGCCGCCATCATGGCGATGAACAACGTCTTCTACCGCACCCGCCACCTGCTGTCGGACCACGAGTACGGCACCCTGCGCGCGGGCCTGCGGATGAACGTCATCGGCAACCCCGGTGTCGACAAGGTCGACTTCGAGCTGTGGTCCTTCGCGGTCTCCGCGATCAACGGCTGCGGCATGTGCCTGGACTCCCACGAGCAGGTCCTCCGCAAGGCTGGCCTCGACCGTGACGTGATCCAGGAGGCCTTCAAGATCGCCTCGGTGATCCAGGCCGTCGGTACGACGCTGGAGGCGGAAGCGGTTCTCTCCGCGTAA
- a CDS encoding peroxiredoxin: protein MLTVGDKFPEFELTACVSLEKGKEFATIDHKTYEGKWKVVFAWPKDFTFVCPTEIAAFGKLNDEFADRDAQILGFSGDSEFVHHAWRKDHPDLTDLPFPMLADSKHELMRDLGIEGEDGFAQRAVFIVDPNNEIQFTMVTAGSVGRNPKEVLRVLDALQTDELCPCNWSKGEDTLDPVALLAGE from the coding sequence GTGCTCACTGTCGGTGACAAGTTCCCCGAGTTCGAACTCACTGCCTGCGTCTCGCTGGAGAAGGGCAAGGAGTTCGCGACGATCGACCACAAGACCTACGAGGGCAAGTGGAAGGTCGTCTTCGCATGGCCCAAGGACTTCACCTTCGTGTGCCCGACCGAGATCGCCGCGTTCGGCAAGCTGAACGACGAGTTCGCCGACCGTGACGCGCAGATCCTCGGCTTCTCCGGCGACTCCGAGTTCGTGCACCACGCCTGGCGCAAGGACCACCCGGACCTCACCGACCTGCCCTTCCCGATGCTCGCCGACTCCAAGCACGAGCTCATGCGTGACCTCGGCATCGAGGGCGAGGACGGCTTCGCCCAGCGCGCCGTCTTCATCGTGGACCCGAACAACGAGATCCAGTTCACGATGGTGACCGCCGGCTCCGTCGGCCGTAACCCCAAGGAGGTCCTGCGGGTCCTCGACGCCCTCCAGACGGACGAGCTGTGCCCGTGCAACTGGAGCAAGGGCGAGGACACCCTGGACCCGGTCGCGCTGCTGGCCGGTGAGTGA
- a CDS encoding LysR substrate-binding domain-containing protein, whose product MAQSGKKRQPSLAQLRAFAAVAEHLHFRDAAAAIGMSQPALSGAVSALEETLGVTLLERTTRKVLLSPAGERLAVRAKAVLDAVGALMEEADAVRAPFTGALRLGVIPTVAPYLLPAVLRLVHDRYPDLDLQVYEEQTASLLDGLAAGRLDLLLLAVSSEAPDGPGRGPAAGLPGVVELPLYDEDFVLATPLGHPLGGCEGVPRGALKGLDLLLLDEGHCLRDQALDICREAGRADAPVTTTAAGLSTLVQLVAGGLGCTLLPRTALEVETARGSRLCTASFATPAPSRRIALAMRTGAARAAEYHELASALRESLRGLPVRVLDGEGSEA is encoded by the coding sequence ATGGCGCAGAGCGGCAAGAAGAGGCAGCCCAGCCTCGCCCAGCTGCGTGCCTTCGCCGCCGTCGCCGAGCATCTGCACTTCCGTGACGCGGCCGCGGCCATCGGGATGAGCCAGCCTGCCCTGTCCGGCGCGGTCTCGGCGCTGGAGGAGACCCTCGGCGTCACGCTCCTGGAGCGTACGACCCGCAAGGTGCTCCTCTCGCCCGCGGGTGAGCGTCTCGCCGTACGGGCGAAGGCGGTGCTGGACGCGGTCGGGGCGCTGATGGAGGAGGCCGACGCGGTCCGGGCGCCGTTCACCGGCGCGCTGCGGCTCGGGGTGATCCCGACCGTCGCGCCGTATCTGCTGCCGGCCGTCCTGCGGCTCGTCCACGACCGGTACCCGGACCTCGACCTCCAGGTGTACGAGGAGCAGACCGCCAGCCTGCTGGACGGGCTCGCCGCCGGACGCCTGGACCTGCTGCTGCTCGCCGTGTCCTCCGAGGCACCGGACGGCCCCGGCCGCGGACCGGCCGCCGGTCTGCCCGGTGTCGTCGAACTCCCGCTCTACGATGAGGACTTCGTGCTCGCCACCCCGCTCGGCCATCCGCTGGGCGGCTGTGAAGGCGTCCCGCGCGGGGCGCTGAAGGGCCTCGACCTGCTCCTCCTCGACGAGGGCCACTGTCTGCGCGACCAGGCCCTCGACATCTGCCGGGAGGCGGGCCGCGCGGACGCCCCGGTCACCACCACGGCCGCCGGGCTGTCCACCCTGGTCCAGCTCGTCGCCGGCGGCCTCGGCTGCACCCTCCTCCCGCGCACCGCCCTGGAGGTCGAGACGGCCCGCGGCAGCCGCCTGTGCACTGCCTCCTTCGCCACCCCGGCCCCCAGCCGGCGCATCGCCCTGGCCATGCGCACGGGCGCGGCCCGCGCCGCCGAATACCACGAACTGGCCTCCGCCCTACGGGAGTCACTGCGGGGGCTGCCGGTGCGGGTACTGGACGGCGAGGGCTCTGAGGCCTGA